From the genome of Vallitalea okinawensis, one region includes:
- a CDS encoding ThuA domain-containing protein, translating to MRALIVYGGWDGHQPEEVSQHFKSILENIGYEVTLKDTLACFKDISYLQSFNLIIPCWTMGEIQPEESKGIREAIASGIGLAGCHGGMCDAFRQDVDWQFMTGGNWVSHPGGDDITYTVHMRNSSSSLVEGIADFEVTSEQYYLHVDPNNEVLATTRFPIATGDHTTNGTVDMPVIWTKKWGKGRVFYCSLGHVAEIVKMPEVTEIMKRGFLWASHNEEG from the coding sequence ATGCGTGCTCTTATTGTTTATGGTGGTTGGGATGGCCATCAACCTGAAGAAGTATCACAACATTTTAAGTCTATCCTTGAGAATATTGGTTATGAGGTTACCCTAAAGGATACTCTTGCATGCTTTAAAGATATTTCTTACCTTCAATCTTTTAACTTGATCATACCTTGCTGGACCATGGGCGAAATACAACCTGAAGAAAGTAAAGGTATTCGTGAAGCTATAGCATCAGGTATCGGCTTGGCTGGATGCCATGGTGGTATGTGTGATGCCTTTCGCCAAGATGTAGATTGGCAATTCATGACCGGTGGTAATTGGGTAAGTCACCCTGGTGGCGATGATATAACTTATACCGTTCACATGAGAAACTCCTCTAGTTCATTAGTTGAAGGTATTGCAGATTTTGAAGTTACATCTGAGCAATATTACTTACATGTTGATCCCAATAATGAAGTTCTGGCTACCACCAGATTTCCCATTGCAACTGGTGACCACACTACTAATGGGACTGTTGATATGCCAGTTATATGGACTAAAAAATGGGGGAAAGGTAGAGTCTTCTATTGTTCCCTTGGTCATGTAGCTGAAATTGTTAAGATGCCTGAAGTAACTGAGATCATGAAACGTGGCTTCTTATGGGCGTCACATAATGAGGAGGGATGA
- a CDS encoding Gfo/Idh/MocA family protein, with the protein MNQLNVGIIGCGNISSIYLDNLHDVFDNICLVGCADLNEEAAKSQAEKYNIEHIHLDNMYTREDIDIILNLTNPKAHYHVAKRALENGKHTYAEKPLTITLEEGQELIDLANSKGLKIGCAPDTFLGAGIQTCRKLIDDGWIGEPIAATANMMCHGHESWHPNPDFYYQLGGGPLFDMGPYYLTALVTLLGPVSKVYGSAKKSFETRKITSKEQYGKMISVNVDTHISALLNFKNNVTCQLNQSFDVWKHDLPCIEIYGTKGSLSVPDPNCFGGTIRYSHKGTDWTDIPYTHGFEENSRGLGVADLAQSIIDKRSARASIDLAYHVLDIMHGIINSSKKQQVLELKTTCHRPSPLPCGIDQHHLHYL; encoded by the coding sequence ATGAATCAATTAAATGTTGGCATTATTGGATGCGGTAATATAAGCAGTATCTATCTTGACAATCTACATGATGTCTTTGATAATATTTGCTTAGTTGGATGTGCTGACCTTAATGAAGAAGCTGCAAAAAGCCAGGCTGAGAAATATAATATTGAACATATTCATTTAGATAATATGTATACACGTGAAGATATAGATATCATTCTTAACTTGACGAACCCTAAAGCTCATTACCATGTAGCAAAGAGAGCTTTGGAAAACGGCAAACATACTTACGCTGAAAAGCCTCTGACCATTACATTAGAAGAAGGTCAAGAATTAATAGACTTAGCTAACTCAAAAGGTTTAAAAATTGGATGTGCTCCTGATACCTTTTTAGGCGCTGGCATACAGACTTGTAGAAAATTAATTGATGACGGGTGGATCGGTGAGCCTATCGCTGCTACCGCAAATATGATGTGTCATGGGCATGAAAGTTGGCATCCTAATCCAGATTTCTACTATCAGCTTGGCGGTGGTCCACTATTTGATATGGGTCCATATTATTTAACTGCATTAGTAACCCTGCTTGGTCCTGTCTCAAAAGTTTATGGATCAGCTAAAAAATCTTTTGAGACGCGAAAAATTACCAGCAAAGAGCAATATGGGAAGATGATCTCCGTTAACGTAGATACCCATATATCTGCATTACTTAACTTTAAAAATAATGTCACCTGTCAACTCAATCAATCCTTTGATGTTTGGAAGCACGATTTGCCTTGTATCGAAATCTATGGAACAAAAGGCTCTCTTTCAGTACCTGACCCTAATTGTTTTGGAGGCACTATTAGGTATAGCCATAAAGGTACTGATTGGACTGATATACCCTATACACATGGTTTTGAAGAAAACAGTCGTGGTCTAGGGGTCGCCGATTTAGCTCAGTCTATTATTGATAAAAGATCGGCTAGAGCTAGTATTGATTTAGCTTATCATGTTTTAGATATTATGCATGGTATTATTAATTCTTCAAAGAAGCAGCAGGTTTTAGAGCTAAAAACCACCTGTCATCGACCATCTCCTCTACCCTGCGGCATTGACCAACATCATCTTCATTATTTATAG
- a CDS encoding LytR/AlgR family response regulator transcription factor: protein MLNILLADDEASMRYVLRKAIEKCENVKIIGEAASGDEALALTEKHLPDAVFLDVDMPGINGVEAAKLICDIKPDCMIVFVTAHQQFMPEAFQLYAFDYILKPFKIDRLHETILRMQVTNPQVQLNEPEKIKELNEILLKNRNGMAVIHPKDIVLIQRENRSTIIITEDDRFTTTETLGEIEEKLPKEYFLRCHKSYIIQISKIKRLSPYGRWTYVVKLKGIKEDALITKEKAEILEERFRIKIG, encoded by the coding sequence ATGTTAAACATACTTTTAGCAGATGATGAAGCATCCATGCGTTACGTCCTTAGGAAAGCCATTGAAAAGTGTGAGAATGTAAAGATAATCGGTGAAGCAGCCAGTGGAGATGAGGCATTAGCCTTAACGGAGAAACACTTACCTGATGCAGTATTTCTTGATGTTGATATGCCTGGTATTAATGGCGTAGAAGCAGCAAAATTGATTTGTGACATCAAGCCTGACTGTATGATTGTCTTTGTAACAGCCCATCAACAGTTTATGCCAGAGGCTTTTCAATTATACGCTTTTGACTATATACTCAAGCCTTTTAAAATTGATAGGTTGCATGAGACGATCTTAAGAATGCAAGTCACTAATCCGCAAGTTCAATTAAATGAGCCAGAGAAGATTAAAGAGTTAAATGAGATCCTTCTCAAAAATCGTAATGGCATGGCTGTTATTCATCCTAAAGATATTGTTCTGATACAAAGAGAGAATCGATCCACAATCATTATTACTGAAGATGATCGTTTCACAACTACAGAGACTTTAGGTGAGATAGAAGAAAAATTGCCAAAGGAATATTTTTTGAGATGCCATAAGTCTTACATTATTCAAATTAGTAAAATAAAACGATTAAGTCCTTATGGTCGTTGGACTTATGTTGTTAAACTTAAGGGCATAAAGGAAGATGCATTGATAACCAAAGAAAAAGCCGAGATTCTAGAGGAAAGATTTAGAATAAAGATAGGATAG
- a CDS encoding iron-containing alcohol dehydrogenase has protein sequence MIKFNLDGIPQTFFEEGALEQIKEIDLVKKSKKIILVIGKASFKACRHYDGVRYQLNDKEVIEVTIANEPSPHNIDEVVLLNHKNNIDLVIAIGGGSVLDAGKAISAMLPLGDSVENYLEGIGHKIHQGIKIPFIAVPTTSGTGSEATKNTVISSVGEKGFKKSLRHENFIPDIAILDPLLTLGCPKSVSAASGLDALSQLIESYLSTKGNPLTDSLALSGIKEISEALVPVCTNRSQDIELRSKVMYGAFLSGITLAHAGLGVVHGIAGPLGGIFPIPHGVACGRLLPEVMKITLEKVMRIDDQQTLIKFKSIAEALSVEEIKDISNCLANWVEVLNIPRLRDYGINQEDFNKIISISSNKNNPIDLTKEDKLSILNNCL, from the coding sequence GTGATAAAATTCAATTTAGATGGTATACCCCAAACCTTCTTTGAGGAAGGTGCTTTAGAACAAATTAAAGAAATAGATTTAGTTAAAAAATCTAAAAAGATTATTTTAGTTATTGGAAAAGCATCTTTTAAAGCATGTAGGCATTATGATGGGGTGAGGTATCAATTAAATGATAAAGAAGTAATTGAAGTAACTATTGCTAATGAGCCTTCACCGCATAATATTGATGAAGTAGTATTATTAAACCATAAAAATAATATTGATTTAGTTATCGCTATAGGCGGTGGCAGTGTATTGGATGCTGGGAAAGCTATATCAGCTATGTTACCTTTAGGCGACAGTGTAGAAAATTACCTTGAAGGGATAGGTCATAAAATACATCAAGGTATCAAGATCCCTTTTATTGCTGTGCCAACAACATCAGGTACAGGCAGTGAAGCTACCAAGAATACTGTTATAAGTTCAGTAGGTGAAAAAGGGTTTAAAAAGTCTTTAAGGCATGAAAACTTCATACCTGATATAGCTATCTTAGACCCATTATTAACCTTAGGATGTCCCAAAAGTGTATCAGCAGCTAGTGGTTTAGATGCTTTATCTCAATTAATTGAGTCCTACTTATCGACTAAAGGTAATCCACTAACAGATAGCTTAGCGTTATCTGGAATAAAAGAAATAAGTGAAGCCTTAGTTCCTGTATGTACAAATAGATCCCAAGACATTGAATTAAGAAGTAAAGTGATGTATGGAGCTTTTCTATCAGGAATCACACTAGCACATGCAGGACTTGGTGTAGTGCATGGTATAGCGGGACCATTAGGAGGTATCTTCCCAATTCCACATGGTGTGGCATGTGGTAGACTGCTCCCAGAAGTAATGAAAATCACTTTAGAGAAAGTAATGAGAATAGACGATCAACAGACCCTTATAAAGTTTAAGAGTATTGCAGAAGCGTTAAGTGTCGAAGAAATTAAAGACATTAGTAACTGCTTAGCAAACTGGGTTGAAGTATTAAACATACCTAGACTTAGAGATTATGGAATAAATCAAGAAGATTTTAATAAGATTATTTCAATATCATCTAATAAAAATAATCCTATTGATCTAACCAAGGAAGACAAGTTATCTATTTTAAACAACTGTTTATAA